CCGTAACCGCCACGATCGCCACCTCCTCCGCCTATAAATGACAAAGGGAAcgattcaaaaaaaatattatgctGACAAAACCATCTATCCGGTTAAAACTCACGACTTCCGCCAAAACCGCCTTTGTTGAAACCGCCGCCGCCACCGCCGCCGCcaccgccaccaccaccaccaccaccgccgcCGCGATTTCCACCTCTAGACTGCCAGTTATTGAAGCGAGTAGCCAACGACACCTTAATGATTGATCCATTGAAATCCTTACTATCGAACCAACTGATCGCGGACAAAGCAGCGTTAGAGTCCTCGTACGTGACCGTTGCTTCACCCTTCATGCGACCCGTTTCCTTATCTTTGTACATCCAAATTTTCGGCTTCATGGTGCGTTTGTCCTTCTGCAAGGATAGAGTGATAGATAAAATGATAAAACGTATGATAATGACGATTGCGCGTGCATTTTAACCTACCTTAATGACCCCGATCGCGCCGAAAAATTCCGCGATTTCCGACTCGGACGTTTCCGGTGTCATGCCCTGGATGAAAATGGTGTCCTCCTGAGTGACCATTTCACCCTCTCCGGCTCCTGCTATCATATTTCATTGGTTGtttaagggtttttaggaatgGAGAAAGAACAACAGTGACAACGAAAAAACACTTGCATTAGTCGTGGTGACACTGGAATtgtcgttttgttttttttttgtttgatgacTTAAAGTATACTCTAAaatttgaccgatttcaactCTATACTCTTTAACGGTTGTAACACTACTCTTGATGTGAAACGCGTTAACGCTTAACTCTTTCAAAAACAAACTCTTCATCGTTACACTTCTTTTTGTtactctaataataataatgatcccTTTCTTTGGTTACGCATGTGTCGATACTTTTGTTGGACTCTGGTAGTTGGTGGTTTCGGTGATATCAAACTCTTTTAATGTGTTGCAAGCAAAAttgtctaatttttttttcaaactggaAATGCCGGTTAATTCCCCCCATTCTCTCTCCCTTTGTTGGATTTGCGTCCGTAACACTCGAAGCATCGTCACCGTCAGTATTTCATAGATTTCCACTCGATCATTGATTGAGAATACAAATCACTAAGCGCAAGTGTGCTTCCCTGCGGAGTAGTACTGACCCAAACTATAATTTGAACAAGTAACCATAAATTGGAAACTGAATCTACTCATCAAAAGCAGCGAGGTCATGGCTGGCTTTATGTGAATACTAATAAAACTCACACGATTGCTTCTGTACTGATTCCTTCTTTGGGATCGGTTTATTGATCTTAAAAAGGATCAATTTGTTTCATATTTCCTGTGTTGAACAACGTCGAGCGTATTGTCCTGTGGAGGGATCAACTGAATATCGACGAATAATTCCGTTTTTGTATGGAGTTTACGCGTTTTAGTTACATGACAACCAAAACTCGACACTCTATTTCGTGGTGCGACATGTTTACATTTTTAGTACATCCAGTAAAATAACGTCGAATTAAATAAAGGTACGCAAACGAATTGTGTACGAACGTCAAAAAACATTCGAATTCATCGGTACGCGATCTTGTCAAGGAACTACAAATACGAAACGAAAAATACCGTGTTCGGTGTTTGCAAATCATTTGACCAGCGCGCTTGAAAGTGCAACAAAtcgaacaccagatctcgacgttgatTGCATGTGTAAGATAAAACAAGAAAATCGCAttactttatttaaaaaaaaaaaacgaattaaaAACCCGttgttttgtttgaaaaacCGCATACAAAAGTTCTTATAAAAACCGCTTAAAATGAGACTTGGGTGAAGTgttgagaaaaaatcaaatattcggACGAACTCACTGAAGTACTGATTTTACGCAAACGCAATTCTCACCGAAACTGATCTGACATGGCAAACAAACAGTTATGAAATTATTCACTAGCGAGCATTCTCCTTGATGATATTTGAGAAAAAAGTTcaaacattgaatatatctgatgtgattctcgaacagaagatttttgggaatgAATTTTCATAACCGTTGCATCTCACACTTTTGCTGAATACGTTGATGAGTGAATTCACTGatggtgatgtattcgaaagCTATTCAGCAGTACcgtggtggtggagtaatatcataaaaaaatatcgtttggaaataaaaaattaaaaaaaaaacaaacagcatattatgcagctgattaacaaaatattacccaatttagcttgaaaattaGAAGCGCAAGTTATCGTAACGCTAATCCGAAAACTGATCCTGCTGTGCGCTCGAGGTATGCAAAACCCTGCGCtcatgttacttctataaataaaattcatgttaAAAAGCGTCTTATTGGGTATAATCTAAATAGTTCAGTGTAACCAGTGTGTCTTTCGTAGCTATAATCATTTTTTGGAGTGTGGAAGAAAAAATACTGCTGTTCATATTGACtaccctacgtgcatcgaatATATCTCAGTTATTATTTCTCAGTCGTGATTCAGTtgcaaatttattcagtagatatttttattgatgaaaatagaATATTTAAATCTTACACGAACATTGAGGTGAAGCGTAGCGGAAAtgcagcatcgaaatatcatcggagaaaCTCTTCTTCCTATCGATAATCTCTTCAGCGATATTTATGCGattgaaaattcgtcatcaagtttcgctgacttgtgaactttgaggttcagagttttgtggatgcttgttgcatgaatgaaaatctcggaagtgattttttaacgagtgataatgaaatgaactttttctgatcatgattcacACTTGAGTGAACactgatatttttttctacgTTACTtccaaaaacgcataaaaatgaTCTCATTGTCATTTTatgaaaattgataaaaataattGACCCTCCTCAAAAGACAATGTAGATTAATTTTGTAAAAACGAAGTAGgaagttttttgtcgtgaatacgacttactttactatggggtgccttttcaaaattagccatatggaagaatgggcagaacttaatcgtgaatatctcgacttgtattaaaggcagcaacataattctttcaccatttcatcaaaaatatgatcaggaatttaggataatattttgaacagtgtgagttaaccacaaacaaatcaaaaattaagttttctgaaaattttaaaacaacgcggaaaactctttatttttgcttggctttttcgcgcaagaacgattttgaggtagtcaggcacatatcttcacacaatcgatcaactatcaattcgaattcgaaagtgtaagaaaatcgtgtcagttttattcgtattcacgacatccagttatgtctctgacattacactccCGTACTTTATTTTTGTAACAAGGTCTACTTATCTAGCAAAGTTTCACTCAATTTATTCGtctgcaaaactaaagaaatgtTTTGttgatgtcaaatgtcttagaaatgcatgaaacgtccagatctggtgtaagactaaacaaaaaaaacgaaaaactttgatattcgcgtaaaaaaacgcgtaacttcaaaaatccgcataaaaaatggCCTCAGATGAATTCATTTATAACAATAGAAACGGTTGAATTTCAATTAcattgaagtcttttttatgcgggaaATACGTaccgcatgaaaaaaaatcatcgagcttcgaaaattcgcataaataaTGCAAGATGCCTTAGAAATGCGGGAATTGTCAAGATAATGGTTAACttgaaagaaaattaaaaaatctcgGGGATTTTGGGACTCAAAAATCACCAAGTCTCAAAGTAGATTTTTCGAATTAACGCCAAACCTCAACGATTATCGCATTTCTTTtgatatggaaaaaaaattataccttTGAAAACTCGCTTAAAAATCGCATTATTCACGCAAAAATCtgaaatcgaaaagaaaatCTACGTCCGATgtctaagaaatttttttttaggacTAAAAAATTGTCAAGCCCCTAAAACtaaggaattttttttacgattcccGCATTTCTTACAAAAAGtataaaaacagtaaaattcGATAAAGTATACCTCATAGGCACGATTCAAAACTCGCCATCCTTTCCAATCCGTTGAAACTGCTCTGCCAATTGTACTACTCTGGAGATGTGATAAAATATATCTGGAGAAGAAATCTGATTGTACAGAGCAAAATTAGAGATGACCCTTGTTTTATTAGTCCCAACGTGTACATGGAACTCTATTAAGGCTCTACACTAGgttctttttttacgcggatttccgaagttatgcggctTTTTTACGGAGATTTCCCAAGATAggtggttttcttgttttgtcttagaaaagcctgaaacttcgagatctggtgttagccCGAAAATTTTGTAAGTCGCCTCtttgacacttagaaaattttcgattttttttttcaaatgttcagattacaccagatctggacgtttcatgcatttctaagacagtcgaaataaaaaaaaatcatttttcgaagttacgcggtctcatttcaacgttgttttttacaattttttttaagttttgaggtacgtatctcccgcgtaaaaaggagacctcagtgtacttacAAGCTTAGAAACCAATCATTGTTGAAAAATGCAGAAAAGCAgtttgaatcttgaatcttcagaaaaaaacatcatcttatttagaaaaatgtatcaatagtcatctcattagtagagtcgccacATTATTCTCTTTGttactcgactttcatttaACGAATTGTGACAAAATCGGACCCTAACCGCGCTCTAACTAATAGTTTTCTAATataggagccgttaccctacccTCTTGAAATTCCGTTCCACAACAGTGAAGCAAAAtgctttttttcggtttttgtaACAATAACCGTTTTCCTAAGTTTGTAAATTACCCATTCAATACATCCCAAGAGTAGCTCAATTTGGCAGAGCAGTGTACCACCGATTGTAGCACCAGAAAACTTGAACCGAACATTCGGATTGTAGCAGGCGATGCAAATCGCTGATCGAAAGTCAAACCGGATTTCCAAATTAGACAATTTTGCATAGAAAAAAATACGTTCAAAAACCACATCGTTGCTTGTTGTTACTTTTCAATAAACCAGTCTATCGGGATCAAGCATTCGCTACTGTGGTAAAACTGCAGAAAACATGTTTTTATTTTCGACAGAATTTTCTACCGGAGAAAAACCTTGAAAGTTCTCACAGAAGCGAATGCTTGTTTCTCGATTCGTTTACACcctaatgataaaaaaaaaatccatcgaCACGATATACGACTCTTTTGAACACAACCAATCAGACCCAGATCCGAAACCTTAAAAACGTATCACAATTTACGATTCTATAGCTAACCAAAcgctcaaattaaaaaaaaaacttcttcactCTTTTTTCTTTGCATTACGTTTAcgtatagaaataggaaaaataGGTAAGtatacagtgaaaaaaaaattatttttcaccgaACAGTCGATCGGTGTTTACCTTTGCTATTATAACCACTCTTGTTGCCGGCGCCACTGCTATAACACATGAAACCAAACCATTTTGTTACACATTtgcatttgtttgttttgaaggtAGTAATTTGGTATTGATGATGATTGATTGGAGGACGAATATAGAGATATCAATtgcaaacattgtttttttcgtTATACTTCGGCAATCGCCGCAGTCGTCTACTGAAGGAAAGCCAAAAACAAATGGACGCGGAATTCGGCTTCGCACGAAAAGGATGAAAGGATGCGGGAAGATCTGTGCACTCCGGAAATCAACTAGCAATAAAAGTCATAAATTACCTGCTtgatagaatatggtttaaagtAAAATGATTGCTAGTTGACTGCCAGTCTTTACTTTAATCAAATGAAAcgattcaaaaaaattaggtcAATCAAATCTCGCGAGAAAGTAACAAAAGTGCATCGAGAAAACATCGCTCCCATTTTAAATACACAGGAAGTTGAACGACGCGTGTAGGAACAGGATATCATGGAGAAAAGGACGGGACTGCCAGCGGAATGCAATTTCAAATGTCACTCGGTAAACGTACTGGTGTGCAATTTTAGGACTATACAGGGGAATCGATTCTCACCTGTAGCCTCCGGATTGATTACCACCTCCACGGGCTCCGCCCTGCTGGCCTCCACCACCAGCACGGTTTCCACCGCCATAACCTCCACCGCCGCCGCCACCACCATCGCGGCTGTTTGATTTGTAATCTGCAGTTTCAAAAAACAAATATCAATTCAAATCTATATTAAAAACTAACATTTTGCGACACTAACCATTTTGACCCCCATAGCCTCCGGCGCTCTGACCGCCGTAGGAACCGGCACCGCCACCGTAGCCaccaccgccgccgccgccaccaccaccaccaccaccgccagCCGGAGGTGGTTGATTGAAATTAGCTTGTGGCATCGAGGGCGGAGGAACAGAAAATTGCATTTGGCCACCGAAATCCTGCTGTCCGTAAGAGGAATACTCTGCAGGACGAGAATAAAAATCGATGTTGCAGTCGTATCGTTTTCTTACGCATTGCTTTTTTTCAAGATGGAGGATGAAGCCGTCCGTAGGACATAGGAAATGTTTCTAGTGCCGCAAAGCCAGATAAAAATAACTTACGATCAGCCATTTTCACGTGTTTCCTGCGATGACTGaataaaaatgcactgtttgagttaaattttactaaacacaaACACTTTTTAAGTTGTTTTTCCGCAAAATTTAGATCTAAAAATTCACACGCGTCTTCCTCGGAACGAAGAAAAACGCGGAATGAAAGGAAAATGAACACAGTGCGTTTAGTCCAATCGATGAATTCACTGGAAGTTGAAGTACTAGATTACGGTAtgcctacactgataaaaatttgcacgatcgattcatatgtaaacagcacttcaatttaatatgctttttcaaataaatacataaccaaagcgatttgtttcaagatttcgTGTGCAAATCCACTAAGATGagagattagattatttttcatctaactttgatgttttttttcctttgctattgaatcgtgaattgtgatgtgttttgctattgaatcgaacttaaTTTTCCAGTGAGAATgaatacagcacaaatgtatgtgcaaaacacttgaatcgGTCTACTCTGTTCACCCCGGTGGTGCGATTGTCAtttgcatacaattggcttgaagccgaaatttttggttcttttggttctagttcgctgtcaaatgctgtgtttaagcagtgttcacatctttcttcatgcggttgcaccaacatagggaaatgatttcgatggaatataatcaaactataacaaaccactttttttcttattcaaaaagaggtcaaattacgTACTTGTGCTAAAATTCAAGACATAGGAAAGGTCGGCATAAGCGCATGGGttccattcaaaataaaattggaAGTTATACTTGAAATAAGTCGATGACTATACATTTGTATATCCACCTCGAAATTGCAACGTGGTTTTGTTTGAAAAACCCAAGTTGTTCAAATTCGTTTTAGTCGATCATGTAGAATATATGAgttttaataattgatacaaaaaatgttttaaatgttATACTTAGTAATTAATTCCGAAGGTCCTAATTAACGTTTGTGATTCACCATATGATATCATCCGTCATTCTTGTTGGTTCAAATTTCGAGTGTAAGCTAGGTTTCGTATtctaagaagaaaaagaagacaTGCATCGCGAGCATATAAGCGgcgattatttttgtcatttttaatcatGACtatgtaatgatgtatttcaaatttgatagaaatctagCCATTactttcattaaaatgatattattttttagtaatgacatttttaatgactcgtgtaagggccgctataaatTCGTGCGTGATTCGCCGGCAGCTCATTCTTGTGACTACTTTCGAGATAGACGGATTGGACCAAACCGAGGACACTGCAAGCAAGCAGCCTCAACAGATGTGGCTAGCCAAAAATGGCTCTTCGAAGGGTGCAACGAAGCGCGTGAGACTGAATAAGGATAATCTCCGGAGGGTTGCGAGCGAGCAACCTCATCGAGTGCGGCCACTTATGGATATCGGCAGTGAGATTATCACAGCGACTACTGTTCCAGCCGAGCAGCGTGATCCATCTTCAGTGCCAGCTGTCTTATATAACTCAAAGCACTGCACTtaaatatatttgacatgatatgttagaTATAACGCATTACTAAACTGGGACTGATTACGCTCTAAGCTGATTGGCTGATTAACTttactttcacatttttctcAGTGAAAGTTAAAGCAAAAAGTGGAACTGCTTGCATTTTCGTATGGCAATTTTGCTTGAAACTGAGCTTACTCAATTTAGACCCTAACGTCTGTTGAATGAATGGATTTGGCGGTAGGTATACTGGATTATTTGTTTCGACACCAAGTGAAAACGATCAATGTGATCTATAGCTTAtaaacttattatttttcagGCGTCGTGTAAATTGAACGTTCCCTGTCTCTGATAAACTTTGTTGTCTCGGTTGTTTTTTTCGCAAGTTTGACAATTTCACACTGTTGTCTTTCTCATTCATTGATATTTCGCACACACCCCAAGTCCGCACCGCACCCTGTTCGTTTGTATAGTCAACACGAAGAAGAAACACAACGTCCAGTGCCAGTCTGCTCTGCTGCCAAGTCGGAAATAATATTATATTCGGCTGGCAAAATTACATTGCGAGTTCTCATGTTCAGTTAGACCGTCACACATTTCAGTGTTTACCTTATGATCTAGCAATAACCAATCATAAGATCCTGGATCGTTTTCAGCGGCAACCGCCCGGACTATTCCGTATAGATCTTCTGTTAAATTGCAGCGGCCAGTATTTGCGCCATGGCGTCACCTTTCCGCTACACACATGCAATCACTTGCAGGTTGGTAAATTATTAAATAATACTTTTGCTAGGTACATTCTGTGACATTAAGGACTCATTCATTCGCAAGGTGTTCAGGTGTTAATGATTTTTTCTTGGGAATAGTGGGGGTTTTTATTCTTGGATCTGGTTTTCTATAAGGATAATGTACACTGTTTCGCTAAAATGAACCTGATTCTGTGTAAAAAATCAATACGCCCTTGGCctatataatttttttgatgtatatcgggttgagtttttggcgagAGTCAGCTCAAGGTTCACTTAGTGGACATACAAATCAAAATAATGTGTCCAGTGATCATTTGACCTCTTAAATTAATGGCTTTTCTCTTTTGTGTATCTTTCAAACTTCTGCTCGCGTAGAATACCTCTCTCGTTGCGTACCCGTGGCGAAATTGATCTGGAGGAGGCAAAGCTGCAGCATGAGGCCTACGTGCGGTAAGTTgactagttttgaaaaaaaaagtaaacgtTGGAAAGAATGATAACCGTCTTGATAAATTGGATCAATTTTAGATTGCTACGTGACTTGGGCCTGGATGTATTGGAGCTTCCACCAGATGAAAATCTACCCGAGTGTCCCTTCGTAGAAGACTGTGCCGTGGTGTGTAATGGGATTGCTCTTATCTGTCGGCCCGGGGAACCAAATCGACTGAAAGAGGTCTGCTAATTGAATGTTGGTTGGCAGCAGTCATCTGATATCGCAATTTATTCTTGTTTGTAGGTCGAAGCTGTTCGTTCAGTGCTTCGCAAAGAACTGGATCTTCCATTAGCAGAAATTGCCGACCAAACTGCACGGCTTGACGGTGGTGATGTACTGTTCACCGGAAAGGAGTTCTTTGTGGGTCTTAGCAAGTGGACCAACGAAGCGGGAGCGCGGGCAGTCGCTTCCGCTTTTCCCGAATATCCCTGTGTTCCCATTAAGGTTAGTTTTTGGTCGTTCGTTCCATTCCTGTTCCACTTTGTAAATATGTTGAATGAATCATACGTGTGTTGTATATCCCGTATCCTTTCTAGAGTAGACTCACCAACATGTTATATAGAACGGACATTTCTAGACATTAGATGTTGACTTTACTTTCCTATTTCTTCCAAACTAAAGTAGCAATGAGTAATGATTCGTTTCACTGTTTGGTTTTTCTTCTCTCTCTTTTTTGCAACCAATCTGTAACACCTTGTAATTATAAACACGATCCACAAACACGGAACGTTCCGATTCCTTTTCCCGTTTGTTACACTTCCGCTATGCGTTTCCTTCGACTGAATTGGTGAAATTGACCAATccatcaaacaaacaaacaaacaaaaataggtAGAAGAAGTGAATGCGACTGCAAGTCCCATCACTTTGGAGCTAGTCAATGGAGAGATTCAGGTTCAGACTGCcaaagtgttttagttctactaACcgcttgttgttgttgttgtcgttgttttgttgtttctgTTTGATGGTTTTACGTGCATCCAATTTGCATAGAAGTAGGGAAATTCGAATAAAAGATTCAATTTGTTTATTGTAAAGTTAGAAAAAATGTTCTTTCATGACTGTCAGTTGCTTTAGTTATGTTTCGGAACttttatttgttgtttttgtaaatCACGTTCAAGCTTTGAATGGTTTGGCGTGATTATTTGTGAAGTGCACGTATGAATATCTCTATCTAAAAAACGTATCTTTCCAGAAAAAAATCTCATTTTCATGCACGACTATTAAATTATGCTTTTGTTATATCTTATGCTAGGCTTTCCTATTCCGCATGCACTTTGATTTCTACTCTGATTCTATACATGAAAGACATACGAGTCGAAACAACGACCGAGGCGACGAggtaaggactacgattggaagctcggCACATGAAACTGTAAATCGCTTGGCTCCCTCGGGTGTGACCTTCGAAATCGTAGCACTGCAGAAATATTGTTTGGATAGGATAGAATACCTAGACATGTGGATATCGAGCGGCTACATTCTACCAGAGTTGTGGTACATTCAGTGTTTTAGGAAAGAGTTTTCAACGTTTGATTTCATTTGATCCTAGATCAGTCATAGAACTGATCCAATCTTGAGCACCTACAAAGTAAAGATTCTGTCAAGGAACCCCTACGACGATGTGTATTCCACTGTTCGTTACCTACTGGCACTGTCGGCGAAGCATGACACTTTATGGGCTCAAGCATTTTG
This Malaya genurostris strain Urasoe2022 unplaced genomic scaffold, Malgen_1.1 HiC_scaffold_49, whole genome shotgun sequence DNA region includes the following protein-coding sequences:
- the LOC131440028 gene encoding RNA-binding protein cabeza-like isoform X1, with translation MADQYSSYGQQDFGGQMQFSVPPPSMPQANFNQPPPAGGGGGGGGGGGGGGYGGGAGSYGGQSAGGYGGQNDYKSNSRDGGGGGGGGYGGGNRAGGGGQQGGARGGGNQSGGYSSGAGNKSGYNSKAGAGEGEMVTQEDTIFIQGMTPETSESEIAEFFGAIGVIKKDKRTMKPKIWMYKDKETGRMKGEATVTYEDSNAALSAISWFDSKDFNGSIIKVSLATRFNNWQSRGGNRGGGGGGGGGGGGGGGGGGFNKGGFGGSRGGGGDRGGYGDRDGGDRGGSRGSSGGGGSRFSSGGGGGGGGGGGGGSGQEREGDWACGECSNKNFAWRNECNRCKAPKGDSAGGGGGGGGGGFGSRGGSRGGFGGGGSRNGGGGGDRGGFGGRGGSRGGGGGGGGGIMRGGDRNRGDQRSRPY
- the LOC131440028 gene encoding RNA-binding protein cabeza-like isoform X2; this encodes MADQYSSYGQQDFGGQMQFSVPPPSMPQANFNQPPPAGGGGGGGGGGGGGGYGGGAGSYGGQSAGGYGGQNDYKSNSRDGGGGGGGGYGGGNRAGGGGQQGGARGGGNQSGGYSSGAGNKSGYNSKGAGEGEMVTQEDTIFIQGMTPETSESEIAEFFGAIGVIKKDKRTMKPKIWMYKDKETGRMKGEATVTYEDSNAALSAISWFDSKDFNGSIIKVSLATRFNNWQSRGGNRGGGGGGGGGGGGGGGGGGFNKGGFGGSRGGGGDRGGYGDRDGGDRGGSRGSSGGGGSRFSSGGGGGGGGGGGGGSGQEREGDWACGECSNKNFAWRNECNRCKAPKGDSAGGGGGGGGGGFGSRGGSRGGFGGGGSRNGGGGGDRGGFGGRGGSRGGGGGGGGGIMRGGDRNRGDQRSRPY
- the LOC131440028 gene encoding RNA-binding protein cabeza-like isoform X3, which gives rise to MADHYKSNSRDGGGGGGGGYGGGNRAGGGGQQGGARGGGNQSGGYSSGAGNKSGYNSKAGAGEGEMVTQEDTIFIQGMTPETSESEIAEFFGAIGVIKKDKRTMKPKIWMYKDKETGRMKGEATVTYEDSNAALSAISWFDSKDFNGSIIKVSLATRFNNWQSRGGNRGGGGGGGGGGGGGGGGGGFNKGGFGGSRGGGGDRGGYGDRDGGDRGGSRGSSGGGGSRFSSGGGGGGGGGGGGGSGQEREGDWACGECSNKNFAWRNECNRCKAPKGDSAGGGGGGGGGGFGSRGGSRGGFGGGGSRNGGGGGDRGGFGGRGGSRGGGGGGGGGIMRGGDRNRGDQRSRPY
- the LOC131440030 gene encoding N(G),N(G)-dimethylarginine dimethylaminohydrolase 1-like isoform X1; its protein translation is MASPFRYTHAITCRIPLSLRTRGEIDLEEAKLQHEAYVRLLRDLGLDVLELPPDENLPECPFVEDCAVVCNGIALICRPGEPNRLKEVEAVRSVLRKELDLPLAEIADQTARLDGGDVLFTGKEFFVGLSKWTNEAGARAVASAFPEYPCVPIKVEEVNATASPITLELVNGEIQVTEHRHLKYYVSMAGTDVLCVSRSKESQEILKRIEREATYTYSTLTLQEEQAANVLYINGTLVHRLGEEIPQSAAILSQKLDIPRQTVPMSELGKFSNGLTACCILVKRSRLVKSL
- the LOC131440030 gene encoding N(G),N(G)-dimethylarginine dimethylaminohydrolase 1-like isoform X2, producing MASPFRYTHAITCRIPLSLRTRGEIDLEEAKLQHEAYVRLLRDLGLDVLELPPDENLPECPFVEDCAVVCNGIALICRPGEPNRLKEVEAVRSVLRKELDLPLAEIADQTARLDGGDVLFTGKEFFVGLSKWTNEAGARAVASAFPEYPCVPIKVTEHRHLKYYVSMAGTDVLCVSRSKESQEILKRIEREATYTYSTLTLQEEQAANVLYINGTLVHRLGEEIPQSAAILSQKLDIPRQTVPMSELGKFSNGLTACCILVKRSRLVKSL